The sequence CCATGCCGCGGTACGAGCTGGCCCTGATCGTGAAGGCCATGCAGCGGCCGGAGACGGCGGCGGCGCTGCGGCGGACGGTGGTCGCCCTGATGGAGCGGGGCGCCGTGGTGCGAGAGCTGGAGAACCTGGGGGAGCGGCTGCTGCCCTACAAGATATCCAAACACAACCAGAGGCACAACCGCGGGGCTTACTTTCTGATCGACTTCCACGCGGCTCCCGGCATCGTCCCGGGCTTGCTGGACCACTTAGACCGAGATGTGGACGTGGTGAGGCCGACTCTCCTGAAGAAGGACACGGCGGCTCCCAGGCGGACGTGCTGCGGCCCGGCTCCTGCCCCCAGCCCCTAGGACCTGCATGTGTCACAGTAAGGAGCACCGCGATGCGATATTATCACgatcatttcaaacattttgcaatattttcTTCATATGCAAACGATCTCCCCATGggaaaactttgtcaacatGTGTTTTATCTGACAAGATGAAGTTTTCATCGTGTTCATCTCCCTTCAGTCACttttatttcagaaaaataGGGATTGTCAAGACTGAGCAGCTCTGTCCTAAAAACCTGTCATAAATGTTGCATTGAGTCTCGGTGATACAGTATCGATACTTGGCGTCCGTGTATCGATATAATGTTGCCACATTAAATATCATGATAGTGTGTAGTAGGTTAGCAATGATTTCCCCCACCCCTAAAACTGATgaaatatatagatagataaatggaTAGAATAGAtggatgtactttattgatcccaaattgggaaattgttgtgttgcagcagctggttgtccagacattgcacaggaaAGAACAGACTACACAAAATATCCCTCTGAACACTTGGAGAATTacatatctttagaaaaattaaacacaagtaacaaaatgaataaagtggatcaatacaaagaatataagaaaaaaaaaaaacttttcatacCCTATAATAATAAGTCAGTTCTAAAAAATctaatatacaaaaatatatttatatgtatatatctatatcagttagtttccagagtggttTTGCTCATTGCAGTTTAGGTTTTATTAGTTTCCATATTAGTTTtattgagacagagagagagagagagaaaataggtattacaataaaaacacaacactttgtgaaggaaAAGCCTAAATCTAAAGAcatgttctgtattttttaaatttaattttagttagttttgtaagtacaTAAAATCGTttcagtctttgtttttgttttttgtttttttcctaaaatcaagtttttattttcatttcagttaactaaaatgtctGTTCACAcccagttttagtttttagtaattagttttagttaactataataaccttggtgtgAGCAAGACTGTTGTTTCTATTCAGAGTGTACACAAGGTGGCAGGCCTGTGCCTGGTCACTGAGACCGgacatcctcttcctcctgcaggaCAACAAGGGTGCAAGTAACAAACCgcatttgctgctgttgctgtaacTGAGGAGCTTTTGTGTATTTCTCCTTTTCAAggccagtgatttttttttttttttctgaagtacTATACTTGGGTACATTTCAATCACACCCACACCCATTACAGAGCACAATTTTTAGGCTCTCTGTAAGCAGGGCAGAAATTGTGGATTGTTTCACAGTGCATAGACAGCACAGACGAAAAGAGTGATCAGGcctttttgtgcacttttttgAATTTCCAATTAAAAGACTCTAATTTGAACATAGTGGTCTTGTCCTTTGACACCTGCAAAGAAATAATGACATATAACAAAGTACATTTAAAATGACCTACTTTGTATTTTTATAGTAGTCCTAAtcttacttaagtaaaatatcagcaatgtAGCAATACTTTTGCTCAAGTTATAATTTCTAGTACTCCTTCCACCAGTAGCCCCATGCCTGGATTACCTGGCATAAGGATAAAAATTTGCACAGTCAGAAAATGCGGAAGAATTGAAATTTGTATGTCTTCATGTTAAGACTTTGAGAAATTCAGGTATTGTCTACTTGACAGTTTACAGTTTGAAATGGTGGCTGTAGTGGTATAAATTAGGCCCGAGTTGTCTGTTTGTACAATATACTATGTAGAGGTAGAAACCAAGACATGACTGAACTCGGTGTGCAAGACGTTGCACAACGCTAGAGGCAAGAGTACAAACGATCCTAGCTTAGGTTGGGCTGCATGTACAGCAGAGACAGATCTGAGGTGATGGCATCCCTGCACTTCACAAAATTTAATTACTCATTGTTTATTATCCACTGTAAGGACAAGATGTCCTTTGGATTGAATAAATCATAAAACTGACACGTATACTCTTTATTGTTAAATATTATAATCAGTCTCTAAGAGGGAGCCGGACATCCAGACAGCTCCTTATTGCAGTCTCTCTTGTGCAGAAGAGGAAAGAGCTCAACAACCAACAAATTAGGAAGTGTGTACAAATGAGTAACAACACAGGCAGAATCAAACACACCCACTGGATAAAATATCTCCAGGATGAATGGACTGCTGCATTGATTAATGTATAACCAGgaaccacaaaaataaaaacccaaGACATTACATGCGAATGGAGGTCACAAACCATACATAAAAACTGCCAGTAAAGGGGGTTGACCTTTGCGTCCATGTCTTTGGTAGAGCTGCTACGCACCTTGATCATGTGGTAATGTGCTAACTTTGTACAGACTTCGTGGATTGTGCACATAGGTCGGCCAATATCCATAATGCTATTTTTGTGGGTGCTGAGTGTGCTGTAACTTGTGTCTGCCTGTATAAtgtcttttccttttgtttttttgcagggaTTCACTGGAATTTGGATCCAGAGCACACACCACGCAACACGTTCCCCCTCCGTGCTTGTTCATATTTCTTGGTCTGCATTTGGACGTCGTCATGTTAATAAACCACTCTTTTGTACTGTACAGAAAATGAGtgcttgttttttaaaaatcgaTGTAAAATGCCCTGTTCCGCATGATGCTCTGTGGCTGTTAAGGCAATTTCAGTTCTTGTTTCGTCAGTGTTCGTTTGCGCTAAAACACcatctgcttttttttaaactgttgacaAGCAGCGCACCGAAGATGGCCTGAAACTGCTGAGTTTTACTGCTTCATTTGGATCAGTGTCTTCTGAGAAAgtccacaacaaaaaaaattctacaacGTTGGCATTAGTTTCTAAATTTGGATGGGATTGTCTCATCAGATCAAATGACATGCCATAAATAATGACTAGGGACAAAGGGCGGCTTTAACTCTTCAGAAGGTAGAAATGGGCAGTGAAactttaaaggttttttttgtgatgttcaTAAAATTTCATGACACAAGGCATAAACTAAATGGTCACATGAAAACAATACATAAGAGATGTAGAATAGCATTTCAGGCATTATTCAGTTAGGAGAAGTCCATTTGTTCCCCTGAGGTAGTCGCTACTTCTCAAAAGGAAACTGCCGCcctgttgttttaatttgcaAATTATATATTACTCATCTTTTCAGGTTGATTTACATGATAATGGAATTGTACTATCAAACCGATGTAAATTACACTGAGGAGGGCATGCTTCTCTGAAAATGTGCTTGTGTCAGTTCTTAATGCCACGATATTTGATGCTTTGGCATGCTTCTCTGAAAATGTGCTTGTGTCAGTTCTTAATGCCACGATATTTGATGCTTTTACACGAATGCACCGTCCAGTTAAACATGTTACTCGTGTGGTTTTGATGGAattgtcacacatttttttcatttattttatcatttatcatttgttttgatctgtagaaattatttattttgttcagaATGAGATGAATAGACCAGTTGTCAACCCAGTTGTTGGTAATTATTACAAAATTCTGTATGCAAAAACAAAGCGAACAAAGCAATTAACACAATTTTTGATTGATATTATACTTGATATAATAtttgtgatcattttattttttaattattatacatttatatttattctgAACTCGttaatgtgttttgttatgAGTGAAGTGAGGGGAAGTGTGAGCATGGATGAGAATGGCATGAAGATGGACAGAAAGCAGATTAATTCATACATCTGCTGAAGTGCTGAAAAATAACTTTTGCTCTGAAAATATATTTGTGTTAGTCattctttaatattttatttcatcactTATAAAGATCACTGACTGGAGGTCGTAGTCCCATACCCCACTACCAATTAGACActcaatttttcttttcttttaggcATAGGCAAGAATTTAAccctcacattcagtgtttatcatctctaaatacatggttaacagttttttttttctttcttattcttcatatttaatttcttttccaaATTTATGGGGAGCTTGGTAtctgggtaaacataaaattaacatgatgatatgttttcaatgccctgtacacattttgtatgcatcaATGTTTCTCTAGGGTCATTTTTTGCCTCCTATTTATGAGTGTTCGTAATTTACTAGGGACAATTAAGGGTAATTAAGAAGCTACTCAGGTAGAGATACATGCAGCTAAATTTGGGTGATAATTTCTGTTATAAtgattttctggaggtttaaatcgCTCTCTACTGTAGATTAAAAAATGTTAGTTAAGTTGCACTATCGGTGGGGTGTTTGTGTGGATGATCTCAGCGGCAGGAGTCACATGCTCCCCGGCGGTCAGCTGACAGCGCAGCCTACATCATAAAAGCATCAGCGGGGCCTGGGCTGCATTGCAGTGCTGACAAGTCGACGCCTTCATCACACTtcatcacagagagacagacagcggcAAAACAGCCCCAAA is a genomic window of Myripristis murdjan chromosome 15, fMyrMur1.1, whole genome shotgun sequence containing:
- the mrps6 gene encoding small ribosomal subunit protein bS6m, with the protein product MPRYELALIVKAMQRPETAAALRRTVVALMERGAVVRELENLGERLLPYKISKHNQRHNRGAYFLIDFHAAPGIVPGLLDHLDRDVDVVRPTLLKKDTAAPRRTCCGPAPAPSP